Part of the Desulfoplanes formicivorans genome is shown below.
TTTTCCCGGCAGGGACAGATGAATGGTGTTCACCATGGGAACATAAAGGCCCGTATCATTGTTGATATGGGCCTTTATAGTACAAAGAGCGGGGGAGTTTCTGCCCCGCCATTTCTTGGGCAATAAAAATAGCAGGCATTCAAATCAGAATGCCTGCTATTTTTTTGGGATCAATCCCCTCAAGTCGGGGCAATGTTTCAGACTCCTGCTCCCAAAACCCACGTCTTGCAAGGGTTGAAAACCGTTTTACCATCCACCTCCCCCGTTTTGGGGGTCCGGGAAATTTTTGCGAGTGAAAATTTCGGATTTTTTAGAAGTAACTTGTTGTAATCATATACGATTTGATTCACCATCCATCTCTTTCTGGGTAAGATAAACAAATCAATGGATTGGCTCATGGCGCCCTGAAATGCCAATCATGGATGGGAGATGAAACAACATGAAACAAGGACCTTTTGTGTGGAGGAAGCTGCCGAGCATCCAGCCCATAGAAAGCCTTATTGTTCTTCTTCCGAGAACACCGTCAGCACCACCTCATGAAATCCATGAGCGGACCAGCAACGTTTATCCTGACTTCGGCGTGCATCGCCTTGAAAGTGGCATATGCGCTGAAAATTGCTGTTCAAGGGATACATCGCATCTTCTGTCCACAAAACGTTGCCCTCCCACCTTGTGTCATATACCCATGGTATGGTATGCCCAGAATTCATTGCGAAAAAATGTCGCTAGGATGGTGTAAGGTTTCAAGATGCTTTGATATTCACAGGGAATCCCAGTAGGGAGCACCATAATCTGATTCTGTTCCATGTATAAGGAGAACCATCATGGAGATCCAGACACTAACAACATTTTTCATGTGGTGCACAATCATAAATGGGTTGCTGTTGGTTTTCTGGAGCTTAATGCACATGCTTGTTCCGGATTTGGTGTATGGTATACAAAGCAGATTCTTTCCGATTCCAAGAGAAACCTTTCATGTGGTGTTTTACTGTTTCCTGGGGTTATTCAAAATTATCTTTCTTATATTCAATGTTGTTCCGTATGTGGCTCTGTTGATTATCGGATAAAGATGGGGATTCAACATCATGGTGCATGATTGTGTTGACAGCTCAAGTGCAATGAACACAGCGTGAATCAAGGGATATATATCAAGAGGATACTAACATGAAAGTTATAAGACATGGTTTGTCCATCGGCATGGAAAGGACAGGGGATGAATTTTTTCTTACTTTAACTGTCCAAGGAAAGCTGACTCATGAAGATTATGAAGTAATGACACCCATAATAGATTCAGCATTGTCAAAAGTTAAAACGCCCAAGGTTAAAGCTCTTGTGGATGTGACGAAATTAGAAGGCCTGGAAGCAAGGGCTGCGTGGGATGATTTCAAGATGGGGTTAAAGCATGGCAATGCTTTTGAAAAAATATCCATATTGGGGAACAAAAAATGGCCCAAGCTGGCTGCTCAAGTTGGTAGCTGGTTTATAGCAGGGGAAATGCAATTTTTTGATAATGAAAATGATGCCTTGTCCTGGCTCAATGAATGATAGAGCCGTTTATCTCAAAAGAAAAAGAACATTGTTTTGCAAATATTTACTCTATCAATGCATTTCAATGGATTCACAGAGACTGATTTTGATCCGTGGAATTGATGGAAATCAGTTGTAATGTAAAAAAATAGTGATACTGCAGCAGCTTACGGAAACCAGAGAAAATATCTTGCAATATGACTGACTGTTTTGCATCCAAATGGTGACAACCATCTGTTTGCTCAAAGTCATCGCCTGTGATGGTCATGGGTACAAACGAAAAACGACCCGCGCGTGTGCGCAGGTCGTTTTTTCGTTTGCAATTGGTGTTGGATTTATTTTTCCAAAGGCTTGTGGCAGAACCACCAGTCAAAACATTCAAATTCATCCGTCTTCTCAAGACGTTGTTCTGCATCTTTTTGATTGCTTGCCGGAGGAATGATGATTCTGTCGTCGATGAGCTCATTTTCAGGCCAGCCTGCTGCAACAGCTCCCTGCTTATCGGATATTTGAAGAGCTTTGACCGAACGGACAATTTCATCAATATTTCTACCTACTTCCTGGGGATAATACATGATCAGGCGTACCTTTCCCTCGGGATCAACAATGAATACTGCCCGCACCGTATTGGTTCCCTTGCCGGGATGCAGCATGCCGAGTTTGAGAGCAACTGAATCATTGGCAGCAACAATGGGAAAGGTGATTTCGACATCAAGTTCTTCTTTAATCCATTGTACCCATTTGATGTGGGAAAATACCTGGTCAACGGACATGCCGATCAATTTACAACCAAGTTTTTCAAATTCTGCATATCGTTTTTGAAAGGCCACAAACTCGGTTGTACAAACAGGGGTGAAATCTGCGGGATGGCTGAACAGGACAAACCAGGTTCCCTTGAGGTCGCCGGGGATGTTCATGGGCCCGTGTGTTGTTTGAACCTTCAATTCAGGAAGGGCATCCCCAAGTAACGGCATGTTCAGTTTTGTTTCTTCCATGACCTCTTCTCCTTGTCTGTACCGACATATTTGGTGTAAACATTCCAGATGTCGGTTTCATCCGGAAGTTTCATGTTTACGACGTGTTGAAAGATTGTTGAACTCACAGGGCGATCCAGCTGAACATGAAAGATCACCCGGAGAATGGGCATTTCCGGGTAAACGGGTGGACATGGCATGTCTGGATAGACACACCAAATGCTTACCGGAAAATCAATCTTCATGTCCACAAGTTTTTTGTTAACGGATAAAGGAAAAGGGGCCCTGGCTGTATTACCTGCATCCAGCGCCCCTTTTGTATTAGCTCTTCATGAGGAAATATTGAAGATCATATCGCAGCCACGATATTTATCCTTGTGTCACGAAAAAGCTCTTCAAGGTGATGTCAATTATTAGCAGATTTTTCATGTCCCGCCTTCAAACAACCGATCATGGCATTGGCACCTGTCTGCTTGGTATCCTTGTTTTTTGGTTAATTTTCATGCTGGAATGGGTGTTGCTTGATTTACTGATCAGGCTCATTGTGTCCGGAAAAGCTGGGATTTAGAATATTGGTAAAGTACACGACGCAACATGAACTTATTTTTTTATATAATGACAAAAAGATAAATGAATCATGCAAGAGTTTTGAGCTTTGGTTGATACGAATTTTGATAAAATGCATTACATTAAATTTATTGGATATTTGGATGATCTGTTTGGGAACGTTACAAGAACGCAGGGTATGGTCAAGCAATGTCAGGTTATCCGACTCACCAGGTTACAAAAAAAGTAACAACTATTCAAGTCATATGGATAACTTCAAATAGTGTGACCAATGAATTTTACACTCATAAAAAACATCCTGCAAGGCATTTTTGTAGGATGTTTTTTTATTTGAATGCA
Proteins encoded:
- a CDS encoding DUF6868 family protein, with product MEIQTLTTFFMWCTIINGLLLVFWSLMHMLVPDLVYGIQSRFFPIPRETFHVVFYCFLGLFKIIFLIFNVVPYVALLIIG
- a CDS encoding STAS/SEC14 domain-containing protein; the protein is MKVIRHGLSIGMERTGDEFFLTLTVQGKLTHEDYEVMTPIIDSALSKVKTPKVKALVDVTKLEGLEARAAWDDFKMGLKHGNAFEKISILGNKKWPKLAAQVGSWFIAGEMQFFDNENDALSWLNE
- a CDS encoding peroxiredoxin, coding for MEETKLNMPLLGDALPELKVQTTHGPMNIPGDLKGTWFVLFSHPADFTPVCTTEFVAFQKRYAEFEKLGCKLIGMSVDQVFSHIKWVQWIKEELDVEITFPIVAANDSVALKLGMLHPGKGTNTVRAVFIVDPEGKVRLIMYYPQEVGRNIDEIVRSVKALQISDKQGAVAAGWPENELIDDRIIIPPASNQKDAEQRLEKTDEFECFDWWFCHKPLEK